One part of the Glycine soja cultivar W05 chromosome 11, ASM419377v2, whole genome shotgun sequence genome encodes these proteins:
- the LOC114373075 gene encoding serine/threonine-protein phosphatase 7 long form homolog, whose amino-acid sequence MPSYRERLDRLRISDVCWIPYGEHREVRDFHVRSCYSGLLRWGPVAVYYRPERVVRQFGYTQTIPAPPVDSWVLYDGIHDRWMHYEYHIVPAGKVCIVPGACSSDYIDWFLRISHPFVTPGHALDPLPHGHTPQPRVVPQVPQTDIPRVSELGASSTSAKEPRHALEVCDDIAERLERHLSLGVVTPGSSTHEVIEECLRLARSVTQDHLVYVRCRRRWRTDQA is encoded by the exons ATGCCGTCGTACAGGGAGCGCTTGGACCGACTCCGGATTTCGGATGTCTGTTGGATCCCTTATGGGGAGCATCGGGAGGTCCGGGACTTCCACGTCAGATCATGCTATTCCGGTCTCTTGCGCTGGGGGCCTGTTGCTGTTTATTACCGACCGGAGAGGGTCGTGCGGCAGTTTGGTTACACGCAGACCATTCCTGCTCCTCCTGTCGATTCATGGGTCTTGTATGATGGTATACACGACAGGTGGATGCACTACGAGTATCATATCGTACCTGCAGGTAAGGTGTGCATTGTGCCAGGGGCATGTTCCAGTGACTACATCGACTGGTTCCTCCGCATCTCCCATCCTTTCGTGACACCAGGCCACGCATTAGATCCTCTGCCTCATGGTCACACCCCGCAACCCCGAGTCGTCCCTCAGGTCCCGCAGACGGATATCCCTCGCGTGTCGGAGCTAGGAGCATCGTCAACATCTGCGAAGGAGCCCAGACATGCACTg GAAGTTTGTGATGACATTGCTGAGAGGTTGGAGCGCCATCTGAGTTTAGGGGTGGTCACGCCTGGCTCATCGACACATGAGGTGATTGAAGAATGCCTCAGATTGGCCAGGAGTGTGACACAAGACCATCTAGTATACGTTAGATGTAGACGCAGGTGGCGCACTGATCAGGCGTAG
- the LOC114373076 gene encoding protein MAINTENANCE OF MERISTEMS-like: MGCTLFANKSATNVHVVYLEALRDLSLTERYAWGVAALVHMYDQLNDASMSHSRQLGGYITLLQCWIYEHFPSVTESTAD; the protein is encoded by the exons ATGG GTTGCACTttgtttgctaacaagagtgcaaccaatGTCCATGTTGTCTACTTGGAGGCCCTTCGTGACCTCAGTTTGACAGAGAGGTACGCCTGGGGAGTGGCTGCTTTGGTTCATATGTACGACCAGCTGAACGATGCATCTATGAGCCACAGTCGACAGCTTGGCGGTTACATCACACTGCTACAg TGCTGGATTTACGAGCACTTTCCCTCGGTCACGGAGTCCACCGCTGATTAG
- the LOC114373077 gene encoding protein MAIN-LIKE 1-like codes for MEAPAVVEDIPADAGAEAAKDQPQGFLGGPSNPSVLTAYADHVACSVWTGEERLELKLSYHGRKVHSLGRPVLAIEGLIAGTGLSPLIACSVDTDDRGLLSAFVEQWHWETSRFHLPVGELTITLDDVSSLLYLPVIGDLHAFQPLHVDDAVQMLVDLLMVSPKSARAETV; via the exons ATGGAGGCACCAGCTGTTGTGGAGGACATTCCTGCGGATGCAGGTGCAGAGGCGGCTAAGGATCAGCCTCAAGGATTTCTGGGTGGTCCGAGCAACCCATCTGTGTTGACAGCGTATGCGGATCACGTTGCTTGCAGCGTATGGACGGGAGag gagcgtCTTGAATTGAAGCTATCCTATCATGGGAGGAAGGTCCACAGTTTAGGCAGGCCTGTCCTTGCCATTGAGGGACTTATTGCTGGTACCGGACTAAGTCCTCTGATTGCGTGTTCGGTAGACACCGACGATCGGGGACTTTTGTCCGCGTTTGTGGAGCAGTGGCACTGGGAGACGTCTCGTTTCCATCTCCCGGTGGGAGAGCTCACCATCACATTGGACGATGTCTCCTCTCTTCTCTATCTTCCCGTTATTGGTGACTTACACGCATTTCAGCCCTTGCACGTGGACGATGCGGTTCAGATGCTGGTGGACTTGTTGATGGTCTCTCCAAAGTCTGCTAGGGCTGAGACAGTCTAG